A window of the Emys orbicularis isolate rEmyOrb1 chromosome 1, rEmyOrb1.hap1, whole genome shotgun sequence genome harbors these coding sequences:
- the RRP7A gene encoding LOW QUALITY PROTEIN: ribosomal RNA-processing protein 7 homolog A (The sequence of the model RefSeq protein was modified relative to this genomic sequence to represent the inferred CDS: deleted 2 bases in 1 codon), whose translation MAAGKRKHVTTAKAGAPAAPAGYTAIPVKLSEKQQSPHYLYVKEHKVREGTDTTHPPNRTLFVLNIPPYCTKACLSRLFSCCSSVQSVNVCEKPGPREKPEAPKSKFFNLKTVPGFRVAYVVFKNPAGVQAAKSLSLQGPLVISSESHPVRTGIRKWIASYAASVVDPAELKAEVDTFMQTYDKKIAEEEAKAEEEEGIPDEEGWVKVTRKGRRPGLPRTEAASLRVLEREKRKRARKELLNFYAWQHRETKRENIAQLRKKFEEDKQRIVLMRAQRKFRPY comes from the exons ATGGCGGCCGGCAAGAGGAAGCATGTGACTACGGCGAAGGCTGGGGCACCGGCGGCCCCAGCGGGCTACACAG CCATTCCAGTTAAGCTTTCTGAGAAGCAACAGTCGCCTCACTACCTGTATGTGAAGGAGCAC AAAGTCCGAGAAGGCACCGATACTACCCACCCTCCAAACCGTACTCTCTTTGTCCTTAATATCCCCCCGTATTGCACAAAG GCATGTCTGTCCAGGCTGTTTTCCTGCTGCTCGTCTGTCCAGTCTGTGAATGTGTGTGAGAAACCGGGGCCACGAGAGAAACCAGAGGCACCCAAGTCCAAATTCTTCAATCTCAAGACAGTTCCG GGATTCCGAGTGGCTTACGTGGTGTTTAAGAATCCGGCTGGGGTACAGGCAGCCAAGTCCCTATCGCTGCAGGGCCCCCTGGTGATATCTTCGGAGAGTCACCCTGTGAGAACCGGTATCCGCA AGTGGATCGCCAGTTATGCAGCTTCAGTGGTGGATCCGGCAGAGCTGAAGGCTGAAGTGGACACCTTCATGCAAACCTATGATAAGAAAATAGCAGAG GAAGAAGCCaaagcggaggaggaggagggtattCCGGATGAGGAGGGTTGGGTGAAGGTGACACGGAAAGGCCGAAGGCCTGGACTCCCCCGGACAGAGGCTGCCAGCTTGCGGGTGCTGGAGAGGGAGAAGCGAAAAAGAGCACGCAAGGAGCTGCTCAACTTCTACGCCTGGCAGCATCGAGAGACCAAGAGAGAAA ACATAGCCCAGCTGAGGAAGAAGTTTGAGGAGGACAAGCAGAGAATTGTGCTGATGCGGGCCCAGCGCAAGTTCCGGCCATACTGA